Within the Stenotrophomonas maltophilia genome, the region CGGCAACAGCGGCTACGACGTGGTGGTGCCGACGCTGAACTTCTTCGGCCGGCAGATCCAGGCGGGCGTGTTCCTGCCGCTGGACAAGAGCAAGATCCCGAACCTGGCCAATCTGGACCCGGCGGTGATGAAGCGCATCGCCACCCAGGATCCGGACAACCGCTACGGCGTGCCGTACATGGTCGGCACCACCGGCATCGGCTACAACGTGGACATGCTGAAGGAGCGTTTCGGCGGCAGCACCGACATCGCCAACAGCTGGGACCTGGTGTTCAAGCCGGAGAACATCAGCAAGATGAAGGACTGCGGCGTGACGATCCTGGACACGCCGGCCGACATGATCCCGATCGCACTGCACTATCTGGGCCTGGACCCGCACAGCGGCGATCCGGCCGAGCTGCAGAAGGCGGCCGACCTGTTGAAGTCGATCCGCCCGTACGTGCAGAACTTCCACTCCTCGCAGTATGTCGGTTCGCTGGCCAACGGCGGCACCTGCCTGGTGGTCGGCTGGTCGGGCGACATCATCCAGGCCCGCGACCGCGCCGAGGAGGCCAGCAACGGCGTGCATGTCGCCTATTCGATTCCTAAGGAAGGCGCACCGCAGTGGTTCGACATGCTGGCGATCCCGAAGGACGCCAAGCATCCGGAAGCCGCTTACAAGTTCATCAATTACCTGCTGGAGCCGAAGGTCGCTGCGGCCAATACCAACTTCATCCACTACGCCAACCCGGTGCCGACCGCGACCCCGCTGGTGGACGAGGCGATCCGTACCGACCCGACCATCTACCCGCCGGCCGATGTGGCCGCGAAGATGTTCACCTATTCGATCAACACCCCGGAGACGGACAAGCTGTACACCCGTCTGTGGACCGAGGTGAAGACCGGCAGGTAGTACCGGCCGCTGGCCGGCAAGCCGGCTCAGGCAGCGCTGCGGCACCGCTCAAGGTGCCGCAGGATGTCCGGCAACAGGTCGCGTGCATCGCGGCCTCCGTTGCACAGGAACGACGAACTCATCCGCTGCAGGTTGTGCATGCCGATGAAGAACAGTCCTGGCTCGGGTGACACCCCGAACTCGCCCCGCGGATAGCCATGCGCATCGATCGCGCCGTCCACGGCCAGCCATGGCCATTCGGCGACGAAGCCGGTGGCCAGCACCACCGACCGGATGCCTGCGCTCTGCAGGTCCAGGGAGGAGGGCGACGACGGCAGCTCCCAGTCCAGATAGACCTCCTCGGGAATGTAGCGGGCGTCGTCCGTGCGCGGTTCCGGTCGCGTGGCGTAGTACGCACTGGCCAGCCCATTGAGGTAGGCGAACTCGGCCCGCGTGGCGTCGATTGCACGTCGCAGCTGCGGTCGTACGTCGGCGAAGCTGCACGCATGACCGCTCAGCTGCTGCAGGCGCCCGAGCAGCGTGATGCCGTCGCGGTGCATGCTCATCAGGCTGATCGAACTGCCACGGCCACCATGGCCCTTGCCGGATATCAACGGAAATTCCGCTGTCCTGGCCTTCCGCAGGGCATCGGGTTCGCCCGCGAGCACGCCAGCCGATTCGCTCACATGCTGATGGATGCGCCCGGCCATGTCCCACCAGAGCATCGAGTCCTTGCCACGCAGGCGGCGCGTATGTGATGGACGGTCGGCCAGTGACCAGTAGACCGTTCGCCCGCTGGCATGCAGGTCCTGGGCGATCTGCGCGCCCGACTGCCCCCCACCGATCACCAGCACCGCGCCGTCGGCCAGCTGGCCGGCATTGCGGTACTGGCCCGAGTGCAGCACGGTGAGCGTTGCGCTGGGTGCGAAGGGAACCCGCGGCATGCGGGCCCGGCGATACTCCCCGGTGGCCACCACCACCGACCGCGCGTGGATGCGGCCCTGGTCGGTGGTGATCGCATAGCCGCCCGCAGCGGGAGCGACCCGCTGGACCGTGCAGCCTTCCTTCACCGGCAACGCGCGCGCCTGTGCGTAGCCGGCAAGCATGTCGATGACCTCCGGAGCGGTCATGAAGCCCTCCGGATCGTCGCCGGCATAAGCGTGATCATGC harbors:
- a CDS encoding polyamine ABC transporter substrate-binding protein; translation: MKLRILTLGLASAMLAACGGGNGGSQDSQVLNVYNYSDYIAEDTIPTFEKETGIKVTYDVFDSDEMVETKLLAGNSGYDVVVPTLNFFGRQIQAGVFLPLDKSKIPNLANLDPAVMKRIATQDPDNRYGVPYMVGTTGIGYNVDMLKERFGGSTDIANSWDLVFKPENISKMKDCGVTILDTPADMIPIALHYLGLDPHSGDPAELQKAADLLKSIRPYVQNFHSSQYVGSLANGGTCLVVGWSGDIIQARDRAEEASNGVHVAYSIPKEGAPQWFDMLAIPKDAKHPEAAYKFINYLLEPKVAAANTNFIHYANPVPTATPLVDEAIRTDPTIYPPADVAAKMFTYSINTPETDKLYTRLWTEVKTGR
- a CDS encoding flavin-containing monooxygenase, yielding MPAHTAASPSRPLDVVVIGAGQAGLSTSAVLQEAGVEHLVLESEHVGASWRRRWDTFQVNTANMTMALHDHAYAGDDPEGFMTAPEVIDMLAGYAQARALPVKEGCTVQRVAPAAGGYAITTDQGRIHARSVVVATGEYRRARMPRVPFAPSATLTVLHSGQYRNAGQLADGAVLVIGGGQSGAQIAQDLHASGRTVYWSLADRPSHTRRLRGKDSMLWWDMAGRIHQHVSESAGVLAGEPDALRKARTAEFPLISGKGHGGRGSSISLMSMHRDGITLLGRLQQLSGHACSFADVRPQLRRAIDATRAEFAYLNGLASAYYATRPEPRTDDARYIPEEVYLDWELPSSPSSLDLQSAGIRSVVLATGFVAEWPWLAVDGAIDAHGYPRGEFGVSPEPGLFFIGMHNLQRMSSSFLCNGGRDARDLLPDILRHLERCRSAA